The stretch of DNA TATCGACGTTGTCGCGTTGGAAGATTTTCGACAACCTGCGACGCAGTCTCGTCCCTGCTGCGCTGACAGCCTTGTTCGTGTTGGGATGGACCCTGCTTTCCCCCGTCTGGCTCTGGACTCTCGCCACGTGTGGCCTATTCCTGATCGCGCCACTACTGACCGCCATCGTGGCTCTGTGCCGCAAGCCGGAAGACATGCGAATCAGCCAGCACCTCACCGCCACTGCGCAGGCCATGACGCAAGAGCTGACCCACGTACTCCTGACACTCATGTGCATGCCTTACGAAAGCTTCTACAGCCTGGGCGCCATCCTTCGGACGGCCGGACGGATATGGCTCACCCGGACAGGCTTGCTGGAATGGAGCCCGTCGGGCGCTGTGGACAGGAGCGGGACAGACGTGATCACGTCCTATCGATCGATGTGGATTGGTCCCGTCGGCGCCCTGATCATCGCGATCGTGCTGATACAGATACGAGCCGAGGCACTGCTGGTTGCGGCACCGATACTCGGCCTCTGGGCGCTCTCTCCCCTGTTCACCTGGTGGATCAGCAGACCGCTCGCCCGACGCGAAGCCAGACTCACGGCCGACCAGACGATGTTTCTCAGGAAGATGGCCCGCAAGACCTGGGCCTTTTTCGAGACCTACGTCAGTCAGGAGGATCATTGGCTCCCGCCCGACAACGTTCAGGAACAGCCGGTCGCGAAGGTGGCGCATCGAACGTCGCCGACGAATATAGGATTGGCACTACTGGCCAATCTCTCTGCCTACGACTTCGGCTACCTGTCGGCCGGACAGCTCATCGAACGCACGGCTCATACGTTCGACAGCATGGCACGTTTGGAACGATTTCGAGGTCATTTTTACAATTGGTACGACACCCAGACATTGAAACCCCTGCTGCCCATGTACATTTCCTCGGTAGACAGCGGAAATCTGGCAGGGCATGTCATGACCCTGCGAGCGGGCCTCCTCAGTCTGCCGGAACAGAGCATCCTCTCTGAGCGCACCTTGGAGGGGCTCTGCGATACCCTCGCGCTGGCGAGTGATGCGCTCGGAACTCCAACAACGCCTCAGACTGACGCGCTGCAGAAAAGCCTGGCCGCTGCCTGTCACAACAGGCCGACCACGCTAACGCAAGCGCACCATAGCTTCACGCAACTCACGACACAGGTGGATGAGGTCATCGCACATCTCGATCCCGCCTCCAATGCCGAGGCACACCGATGGGCCCATGCCGTCGCGAGACAATGTCATCACGCGCTCGCGGAGCTGATCCTGCTGGCGCCCTGGATCGATCGTCCCGCCACCACGGAGATACTTCGCCTGTTTCCAGAATTGGATCGCATCCCCACACTCCGAGCACTGACCGGACTGGAAAGCGAATGGCTTCCGGCGATCGACGCGCGACTTGGACCAGACACATCCGACACGGAGCGGGCCCGGCTGCTTGAACTTCGACGGCATGTGGGCACGGCCACCCGACTGGCCGAACAACGCATCGCCTCGCTCGACCACCTAGCCCAACAAGCGAATCAGTTTGCCCAGATGGAGTACGACTTTCTATTCGATGAAACACGTTTCCTGCTCTCCATCGGATACAACGTCGCGGAACGACGACGGGACGCCAGCTACTACGACCTTCTGGCTTCGGAAGCACGATTGTGCAGCTTCGTGGCCATTGCACAAGGCCAACTGCCGCAGGAAAGCTGGTTTGCCCTCGGACGTCTGCTCACGACGACAGGGGGTGAGCCGATTCTCCTGTCCTGGAGCGGGTCGATGTTCGAATACCTCATGCCCCTGCTCGTCATGCCGACATATCAACACACGTTGCTGGACCAAACCTACCGCGCGGCAGTGGCGCGACAGATCGAATATGGGCGAGAGCGGGACATTCCCTGGGGCGTCTCGGAATCCGGCTACAACATGGTCGACGTGCAGTTGAATTATCAGTATCGAGCGTTCGGTGTGCCGGGCCTTGGACTGAAACGCGGCCTGGGCGAAGAATTGGTCATTGCCCCCTACGCCACCTCTCTCGCCCTCATGGTTGCGCCGGAAGAGGCGTGCCTGAATCTCCAGCGACTCACGGCTGAAGGAGCCGATGGACCGTTCGGGCTGTACGAAGCCATCGATTACACCCCCTCGCGTCTTCCCCGCGGACAATCGCGAGTCATCATTCGCTCCTACATGGCTCACCATGTGGGAATGAGCTTCCTTTCCTTCGCCTATTTGGTCCTCGACCGCCCGATGCAGAAACGGTTCGAATCCGATCCGCTCTTCCAGGCGACCACCCTGGTGTTACAAGAGCGAATCCCCAAAGCCACGGCGTTTTATGCCCACAGTACTGAGCTCTCGGATTTGCGCACGACGTCCGGCACGGCAGACACACCGGTGCGCGTACTCACGACTGCGAACAGCCCGGTACCGGATGTGCAGCTCCTGTCGAACGGCCGCTACCACGTGATGGTCACGAACGCGGGAGGCGGATCCAGCCGATGGAAAGACCTGGCCGTGACGCGCTGGCGTGAAGACAGTACCTGCGACAACTGGGGGACATTCTGCTATCTCCGCGACGCGGAGAGCGGCGAGGTCTGGTCCACGGCCTATCAGCCGACCTTAAAACCATCCAAAACGTATGAAGTCATCTTTTCCGAAGGGCGAGCCGAATTTCGCCGCTGCGACCACGAGATCGAGACCCATGCTGAAATCGTCGTGTCGCCGGAAGATGATATCGAATTGCGGCGGATCCGGCTCACCAACTGTTCCGACACGACACGCACCATCGACCTCACCAGTTATGCGGAAGTGGTGTTGGCGTTGCCGGCAGCCGATGCCCTCCATCCGGCGTTCAGCAATCTGTTCGTGCAGACCGAAATCCTCCGCGAACGTCAGGCCATTCTCTCCACGCGCCGCGGCCGTTCGCAGAATGAGCAGTCTCCCTGGGCGTTTCACCTCATGGCGGTACGCGGCCCCCACAACGGAGAACTCTCCTACGAAACGGATCGCCTGCAGTTCATCGGCCGAGGACGCACCCTCGCCTCTCCACAGGCCATGGACCATTCCGCGCCCCTTTCAGGAAGTCAGGGCTCGGTACTGGACCCCATCGTGTCCATCCGCAGCCAGATCGTCCTCGCCCCGGAGGAGTCCGTCACGGTGGATCTGGTGTCGGGCATCGGAGAGACCCGCGATCTGTGCCTGCGCCTGGTCGACAAGTATCAAGACCGGCGTCTCGCCGATCGCGTTTTTGAACTCGCCTGGACCCACAGCCAAGTCGTGCTGCGTCAGCTCAACACCACCGAAGCGGATGCCCAACTATATGGCCGACTGGCCGGCTCGATTCTCTACGCAAATGCCTCCCTCAGGGCAGACGCGTCCGTCTTGAGTAAAAACCGCCGAGGGCAATCAGGCCTGTGGGGCTATGCGATTTCGGGGGACCTGCCGATCGTGCTGCTCCGGATCGAGGACCCATCCAACATCGATCTGGCGCGCCAGTTGGTCCAAGCCCATGCCTATTGGAGACTGAAAGGGCTCGTCGTGGACCTCGTGATTTGGAACGAAGATCATGCCGGCTATCGCCAGGTCCTCCACGATCAAATCATGGGCCTGATCTCGGCAGGGGTCGAGGCCAACGTCATGGATCGGCCGGGCGGGATCTTCGTACGAACGGCGGAACAGATGTCGGTCGAGGACCGCCTGCTGCAACAATCGGTCGCGCGCGTGATCCTGACGGATCGACGCGGCACGCTGGCGGAGCAGATTGCGCGTGTCGCCTCCCCTGCGGTGCCCGCCTACCGGTTCAAACCGACCCGCACGCACCGCGCCGATCCACCGGCTACCATCGAGGCTCGAACGGATCTGCTCTTTTACAACGGGCTCGGCGGATTTTCCTCCGATGGCCGCGAATACGTCATCACGACGACGGCGGACCAGGTGACACCGGCCCCCTGGGTCAACGTGCTGGCCAACCCACAGTTCGGCACCGTCGTTTCAGAAAACGGCCTCGCGTATACCTGGAGCGAGAATGCGCACGAATTTCGCCTCACGCCCTGGCACAACGATCCGGTGACCGATTCGAGCGGAGAAGCGTTCTACCTCCGTGATGAAGAGAGCGGCCACGTCTGGTCGCCGATGCCGATGCCCTGCAGGGGCACGAGCCCTTATGTCAGCCGGCATGGATTCGGCTACAGCGTATTCGAGCATACGGAAAACGGGATTCGATCAGAGGTCTGGGTCTATGTGGCCTTGGATGCCCCGGTGAAATTTACGGTCCTGAAGCTGCGCAACGAATCGGGTCGGCCACGACGGCTATCGGCGACCGGCTATGTGGAATGGGTGCTGGGCGACCTGCGACCCAAATCGGTGATGCATGTGATCAGTGAGGTGGACCCAACCACCGGTGCGTTGTTCGCACGGAATCCCTACAACACGGATTTCCCAGGACGGATTGCGTACTTCGACGTGGATGAGGGAACCCGGAGCATCACCGGCGATCGAACTGAGTTTCTTGGACGGAACGGCACCCTGCGCAATCCGGCGTCGATGGGTCGTTCACGGCTGTCCGGAAAAGTTGGCGCCGGCCTGGATCCTTGCGGCGCCATTCAAATACCGTTCGAATTCGCCGTGGGACAAGAGCGCGACTATACCTTCCGTTTGGGAGTTGGAAAAGACGTCGACGAGGCCCGCCAGTTGGTTCGCCGCTTCAGAGGGGCGCCGGCAGGCCGCGCGACATTGGAAACAGTCTGGCACCACTGGACGCATACGCTGGGAGCGGTCCATGTGGAAACACCCGATCAGTCGCTCAATGTGCTCGCCAACGGCTGGCTGCTGTATCAAACGCTGGCCTGCCGCCTCTGGGCGCGAAGCGGGTACTATCAATCGGGAGGCGCCTTTGGGTTTCGC from Nitrospira sp. encodes:
- a CDS encoding glucoamylase family protein, yielding MSSLGLLANWRRVTGRLSGQPATRPYADDEPPLRSELFSAEQMHQHGKTLAGLHAVSAEHKPDPLLARLAENEAVLLDVRNLVAEAVKGSRRITPAGEWLLDNFYLIEEQIRLARRHLPKGYSRELPRLGNGPSAGLPRVYDIALEIISHGDGRVDPESLSGFVVAYQTVTALKLGELWAIPIMIRLALIENLRRAGTRIASDRVDRNRAHEWAGQMMETAEKDPKSLILVIADMARSNPPMVSAFVAELARRLQGQSAALALPLTWIEQRLSESGLTIEQLVQSETQQQAIDQVSMSNSIGSLRFLAAMDWREFVEEHSLVEQTLHEDPAHVYGQMDFATRDRYRHAVEQFAKRSPLSEIEVARQAVLLAQAGATAERHDHRTAHVGFYLIDNGRTQLEQAVSVRHSAVETIRRWGGSSAVPVYLGSIAFLTATFTGCFLALALAGGWNGWPLILLGFLAALAVSQLAVTLVNRIATALVTPHPLPRMDFSDGLPPSLRTLVVVPTLLQHAQGIDALLESLEVRFLANRDSHLHFALLTDFQDADQETVPGDEQLVMAAGAGIDALNAKYAGERGQTFFLFHRPRRWNAHERLWMGYERKRGKLADLNGLLRDRSRDRFATIVGQPDILSTVKYVITLDTDTQLPRDAARQFVAAMAHPLNRPQYDPAAQRVTAGYGILQPRVAVSLPGTNRSRYARLNASEPGIDPYTRAVSDVYQDLFGEGSFIGKGIYEVDAFEQALGDRFPENRILSHDLLEGSYARAGLLSDVQLYEEYPARYNTDVTRRYRWIRGDWQIARWAFPRVPGPNGHNRNNPLSTLSRWKIFDNLRRSLVPAALTALFVLGWTLLSPVWLWTLATCGLFLIAPLLTAIVALCRKPEDMRISQHLTATAQAMTQELTHVLLTLMCMPYESFYSLGAILRTAGRIWLTRTGLLEWSPSGAVDRSGTDVITSYRSMWIGPVGALIIAIVLIQIRAEALLVAAPILGLWALSPLFTWWISRPLARREARLTADQTMFLRKMARKTWAFFETYVSQEDHWLPPDNVQEQPVAKVAHRTSPTNIGLALLANLSAYDFGYLSAGQLIERTAHTFDSMARLERFRGHFYNWYDTQTLKPLLPMYISSVDSGNLAGHVMTLRAGLLSLPEQSILSERTLEGLCDTLALASDALGTPTTPQTDALQKSLAAACHNRPTTLTQAHHSFTQLTTQVDEVIAHLDPASNAEAHRWAHAVARQCHHALAELILLAPWIDRPATTEILRLFPELDRIPTLRALTGLESEWLPAIDARLGPDTSDTERARLLELRRHVGTATRLAEQRIASLDHLAQQANQFAQMEYDFLFDETRFLLSIGYNVAERRRDASYYDLLASEARLCSFVAIAQGQLPQESWFALGRLLTTTGGEPILLSWSGSMFEYLMPLLVMPTYQHTLLDQTYRAAVARQIEYGRERDIPWGVSESGYNMVDVQLNYQYRAFGVPGLGLKRGLGEELVIAPYATSLALMVAPEEACLNLQRLTAEGADGPFGLYEAIDYTPSRLPRGQSRVIIRSYMAHHVGMSFLSFAYLVLDRPMQKRFESDPLFQATTLVLQERIPKATAFYAHSTELSDLRTTSGTADTPVRVLTTANSPVPDVQLLSNGRYHVMVTNAGGGSSRWKDLAVTRWREDSTCDNWGTFCYLRDAESGEVWSTAYQPTLKPSKTYEVIFSEGRAEFRRCDHEIETHAEIVVSPEDDIELRRIRLTNCSDTTRTIDLTSYAEVVLALPAADALHPAFSNLFVQTEILRERQAILSTRRGRSQNEQSPWAFHLMAVRGPHNGELSYETDRLQFIGRGRTLASPQAMDHSAPLSGSQGSVLDPIVSIRSQIVLAPEESVTVDLVSGIGETRDLCLRLVDKYQDRRLADRVFELAWTHSQVVLRQLNTTEADAQLYGRLAGSILYANASLRADASVLSKNRRGQSGLWGYAISGDLPIVLLRIEDPSNIDLARQLVQAHAYWRLKGLVVDLVIWNEDHAGYRQVLHDQIMGLISAGVEANVMDRPGGIFVRTAEQMSVEDRLLQQSVARVILTDRRGTLAEQIARVASPAVPAYRFKPTRTHRADPPATIEARTDLLFYNGLGGFSSDGREYVITTTADQVTPAPWVNVLANPQFGTVVSENGLAYTWSENAHEFRLTPWHNDPVTDSSGEAFYLRDEESGHVWSPMPMPCRGTSPYVSRHGFGYSVFEHTENGIRSEVWVYVALDAPVKFTVLKLRNESGRPRRLSATGYVEWVLGDLRPKSVMHVISEVDPTTGALFARNPYNTDFPGRIAYFDVDEGTRSITGDRTEFLGRNGTLRNPASMGRSRLSGKVGAGLDPCGAIQIPFEFAVGQERDYTFRLGVGKDVDEARQLVRRFRGAPAGRATLETVWHHWTHTLGAVHVETPDQSLNVLANGWLLYQTLACRLWARSGYYQSGGAFGFRDQLQDVMALVHARPDLAREQLLLCAGRQFKEGDVQHWWHPPSNRGVRTRCSDDFLWLPFVTSRYVMTTGDTGVLEAPIQYIEGRPINTDEDSYYDLPTRSEQSDSLYNHCVRAILRGLTKGAHGLPLIGSGDWNDGMNMVGDRGQGESVWLAFFLYDVLMRFAEVAKGKGDVPFAERCHLEAAQLQTTIEEQAWDGEWYRRAYFDDGTPLGSATNDECQIDSIPQSWSVLSGAGEAIRSHQGMEAVARRLVRRDDALIQLLDPPFDKSALNPGYIKGYVPGVRENGGQYTHGALWATMAFAALGDRERAWELFRMINPVNHARSPEDLNRYKVEPYVVAADVYAVSPHIGRGGWTWYTGSAGWMYRLIVESLLGLRLEHNQLRFVPCLPQDWKAFTLHYRFRETLYHITVRQSVAEQKAMSVAIDGVQQADLTIRLVDDRREHFVEVNVATS